A single region of the Leishmania donovani BPK282A1 complete genome, chromosome 19 genome encodes:
- a CDS encoding mitogen activated protein kinase, putative, which yields MERYTVMGQLGDGSFGTVSKAQNTSTGEIVAVKKMKQRFHSWEECLQLREIQSLRKVQHPNLVKLKEVVREKTELFMIFEYCEKNIFQIQRQRANEMSGTMAFSDKEIRSIMCQTLLGVQAIHKAGFMHRDLKPENLLISGDLVKVADFGLAKEIRSRPPFTEYVSTRWYRAPELVLHSTHYNSPVDIWACAVIFAELYLCRPLFPGTSESDQLFKICSVLGSPAPNEWDEGYQLARRMNMRFPTVAPTPLRHILTTAPPAAVDLMAQMLRFNPAERPTATQCLQHPYFTGSGGSSALYAGIATGQPHNPFQLAASSAVAAQSTSNVGLTSNSSPPPTTSNASLFKYANLFNQGNRSPLSVSSTSAPFSGSSALQGGVTSSNMVRSVPTQRKTSVPNAVDSDDEFNF from the coding sequence ATGGAGCGATACACGGTGATGGGCCAGCTAGGCGACGGATCCTTCGGAACGGTGAGTAAAGCTCAAAACACGAGCACTGGCGAAATCGTGGCGGTGAAGAAGATGAAGCAGCGCTTCCACAGCTGGGAGGAgtgcctgcagctgcgcgagattCAGTCGCTGCGCAAGGTGCAGCACCCCAACCTGGTGAAGCTGAAGGAAGTGGTGCGCGAGAAGACAGAGCTTTTCATGATTTTCGAGTACTGCGAAAAGAATATATTTCAAATTCAGCGCCAACGTGCCAATGAAATGAGCGGCACAATGGCCTTTAGTGACAAAGAGATCCGCAGTATCATGTGTCAGACGTTGCTCGGGGTGCAGGCGATCCACAAGGCTGGCTTTATGCACCGTGACCTGAAGCCAGAGAACTTGCTCATCTCGGGCGACTTGGTGAAGGTCGCCGACTTCGGCCTCGCGAAGGAGATTCGCTCCCGCCCACCGTTCACGGAGTACGTGTCGACACGGTGGTACCGCGCGCCGGAGCTTGTGCTGCACTCGACGCACTACAACTCCCCCGTCGACATCTGGGCGTGCGCGGTGATCTTTGCTGAGCTCTACCTGTGCCGTCCCCTCTTTCCGGGTACTTCAGAGAGCGACCAGCTGTTTAAAATTTGCTCCGTGCTCGGCTCCCCGGCCCCCAATGAGTGGGACGAGGGGTACCAGCTAGCGCGCCGCATGAACATGCGCTTCCCAACCGtcgcgccaacgccgctgcgccacatcctcaccacggcaccgccggcggccgtggaCCTTATGGCGCAGATGCTGCGTTTCAACCCAGCGGAGCGACCCACCGCGACGCAGTGCCTGCAGCACCCGTATTTCactggcagtggcggcagctcTGCGCTGTACGCTGGCATCGCCACCGGCCAGCCGCACAACCCGTTTCAACtggccgccagcagcgcggtTGCTGCGCAGTCGACGTCGAATGTGGGCTTgaccagcaacagcagcccgCCACCAACCACCTCGAACGCGTCCCTCTTCAAGTACGCTAATCTGTTCAACCAGGGGAATCGCAGCCCGCTCTCCGTTagcagcacctctgcccCATTttcgggcagcagcgctctccAGGGAGGCGTGACTAGCAGCAACATGGTCCGCTCTGTACCAACGCAGCGCAAGACTTCCGTCCCAAATGCAgtggacagcgacgacgagtTCAACTTCTGA